The following are encoded in a window of Sorex araneus isolate mSorAra2 chromosome 11, mSorAra2.pri, whole genome shotgun sequence genomic DNA:
- the LOC129399393 gene encoding calcium homeostasis modulator protein 2-like yields MANSIARFLSDIFRSKDFVTLNGLVALGITGGQELFSLLAFQCPCEPVRNCHIILNNQSRIECRWFRAKKCPCILYSIVGRAAVAPLTWLVISLLRGDAYVCVFSEFVDPSSLTAENESFPLSHATQILARFPCGESPDNLSGFREEVSRRLKSPLHAGPSRAVRMAVVVFLIKCPKACCWKLGYHQEAYRARYLTNEEQLLRRRAEAHSLALASNNVKQFFGYMALSQRDQALMAKFPKQGAQRCLPWDKITGSSEYQEMLGIPLYSRLHKWAFCQPDIDEEFNMTLLPDT; encoded by the exons ATGGCTAACTCCATTGCCCGCTTCCTGTCAGACATTTTCAGGAGCAAGGATTTTGTGACATTAAATGGGCTGGTGGCTCTGGGCATCACGGGTGGCCAGGAACTCTTCTCCTTGTTGGCCTTCCAGTGCCCTTGTGAACCAGTTCGGAACTGCCA CATCATCCTCAACAACCAAAGCAGGATCGAGTGCCGGTGGTTCAGGGCCAAGAAATGCCCATGCATCCTATATTCCATCGTGGGCCGCGCAGCCGTGGCCCCCCTCACCTGGTTGGTCATCTCCCTGCTGCGAGGGGACGCCTACGTCTGCGTATTCAGCGAGTTTGTGGACCCGTCCTCGCTCACGGCTGAGAACGagagcttccctctctcccacgccACGCAGATCCTGGCCAGGTTCCCTTGCGGGGAGAGCCCTGACAACCTGTCTGGGTTCCGGGAGGAAGTGAGCCGCAGGCTCAAG TCTCCCCTGCACGCGGGCCCCAGTCGGGCAGTGAGAA TGGCCGTGGTGGTGTTCCTGATCAAGTGCCCCAAGGCCTGCTGCTGGAAGCTCGGCTACCACCAGGAGGCCTACAGGGCCCGCTACCTCACCAATGAGGAGCAGCTCTTGCGACGCAGGGCCGAGGCGCACTCCCTCGCACTGGCGTCCAACAACGTGAAGCAGTTCTTTGGCTACATGGCGCTCAGCCAGAGGGACCAGGCACTAATGGCCAAGTTCCCAAAGCAAGGTGCACAGCGTTGTCTACCATGGGACAAAATCACTGGCAGCTCCGAGTACCAGGAGATGCTGGGCATCCCCCTCTACAGCCGCCTGCACAAGTGGGCCTTCTGTCAGCCTGACATCGACGAGGAATTCAATATGACCCTACTTCCCGACACGTAG
- the LOC129399394 gene encoding calcium homeostasis modulator protein 2-like, with protein MTKHIVHFLSRIFRSKDLVTLNGLVALGTTGGQELFSLLAFQCPCAPVQNFWYGLMATWAPVLLLFFISIILNNQTRNLVDGCRCFRIKQCPCILYSIVGRAAVAPLTWSVISLLRGDAYVCAFSEFVDPSSLTAENESFPLSHATQILARFPCGESPDNLSGFREEVSRRLKFESQLLGWLLICTVAVVVFLIKCLKACCLKLSYHQEDYRARYLANEKQIFRLTAEAHSLALAANNVKQFFGFVALSKRDQALMDKFPKQGTDRSLPWDKINDSSKYQEKPEIPPYSSLHKWAIEQSGIDEEFNMTLLPHPQPHLAASRTPDP; from the exons ATGACTAAACACATCGTCCACTTCCTGTCGCGCATTTTCAGGAGCAAGGATTTGGTGACATTAAATGGGCTGGTGGCTCTGGGCACCACGGGGGGCCAGGAGCTCTTCTCCTTGTTGGCCTTCCAGTGCCCTTGCGCACCAGTTCAGAACTTCTGGTATGGGCTGATGGCCACCTGGGCGCCCGTCTTGTTGCTCTTCTTCATCAGCATCATCCTCAACAACCAAACCAGGAACCTGGTGGACGGGTGCCGGTGCTTCAGGATCAAGCAATGCCCATGCATCCTATATTCGATCGTGGGCCGCGCAGCCGTGGCCCCCCTCACCTGGTCGGTCATCTCCCTGCTGCGAGGGGACGCCTACGTCTGCGCATTCAGCGAGTTTGTGGACCCGTCCTCGCTCACGGCTGAGAACGagagcttccctctctcccacgccACGCAGATCCTGGCCAGGTTCCCTTGCGGGGAGAGCCCTGACAACCTGTCCGGCTTCCGGGAGGAGGTGAGCCGCAGGCTCAAGTTTGAGTCTCAG CTATTAGGGTGGCTGCTCATCTGCACAGTGGCCGTGGTGGTGTTCCTGATCAAGTGTCTCAAGGCCTGCTGCTTGAAGCTCAGCTATCACCAGGAGGACTACAGGGCCCGCTACCTCGCCAACGAAAAGCAGATCTTCCGACTCACGGCCGAGGCGCACTCGCTCGCACTGGCGGCCAACAACGTGAAGCAGTTCTTCGGCTTCGTGGCGCTCAGTAAGAGGGACCAGGCACTGATGGACAAGTTCCCAAAGCAAGGTACAGATCGGAGTCTACCGTGGGACAAAATCAATGACAGCTCCAAGTACCAGGAGAAGCCTGAAATCCCCCCCTACAGCAGCCTGCATAAGTGGGCCATCGAGCAGTCTGGCATCGACGAGGAGTTCAATATGACCCTActtccccaccctcagccccatcTTGCTGCCAGCCGAACCCCCGACCCTTGA